The following coding sequences are from one Comamonas koreensis window:
- a CDS encoding anti-sigma factor, with protein sequence MNLVQHPELLDRLAAAYALGTLRAGARRRFEQMARAHPQVRSAAMLWQGRWSALSELQSPVQPDAAVWTRIQNLVDADQAGIALERQRAAANARSPKALAWWRSLALTGAVATVAAIGIGLYAQQNLQRSAGQQVAALQTELQKTQTALQAAPQVQYVAVLADGKAQASMLVTFDARQGQLVLQRVGGYQEAADRSLQLWALPAQGAPQSLGVMGEGRLAQLQAQLAQVQAVPALAVSLEPKGGVPSETGPTGPVLFSGALIKRDL encoded by the coding sequence ATGAATCTGGTACAACACCCTGAACTGCTCGACCGGCTCGCTGCGGCCTATGCGCTGGGCACCTTGCGCGCCGGCGCCCGCCGCCGCTTTGAGCAGATGGCCCGCGCCCACCCGCAGGTGCGCTCGGCCGCCATGCTGTGGCAGGGCCGCTGGTCGGCGCTGTCCGAGCTGCAGTCGCCCGTGCAACCCGATGCCGCCGTCTGGACCCGCATCCAGAACCTGGTCGATGCCGACCAGGCTGGAATAGCGCTGGAGCGGCAGCGCGCTGCTGCCAACGCCCGCAGCCCCAAGGCGCTGGCCTGGTGGCGCTCGCTGGCGCTGACTGGCGCCGTGGCCACCGTCGCTGCCATCGGCATTGGCCTCTATGCGCAGCAAAATCTGCAACGCAGCGCAGGCCAGCAGGTGGCTGCCTTGCAGACCGAGCTGCAAAAGACCCAGACCGCGTTGCAGGCCGCCCCCCAGGTGCAGTATGTCGCGGTGCTGGCCGATGGCAAGGCGCAGGCCTCCATGCTGGTGACCTTTGATGCCCGCCAGGGCCAGTTGGTGCTGCAGCGCGTGGGCGGTTACCAGGAGGCCGCCGACCGGTCGCTGCAGCTGTGGGCCTTGCCCGCGCAGGGCGCGCCGCAGTCGCTGGGCGTCATGGGCGAGGGGCGCCTGGCGCAACTGCAGGCACAGCTGGCCCAGGTGCAGGCCGTCCCTGCGCTGGCCGTCAGCTTGGAGCCCAAGGGCGGCGTGCCCAGCGAGACGGGTCCGACCGGGCCGGTGCTGTTCAGCGGGGCTTTGATCAAGCGCGATTTGTAA
- a CDS encoding DUF3325 domain-containing protein encodes MNHLAIQLVSLPAFALLALAMDRHQLDLLGRELPAGQTRGLRLAGWLALLASLAIAVGLKGWSLGLVTWCGHISLSAAIVILTMVAWERRKSVKK; translated from the coding sequence ATGAATCACCTTGCCATTCAGCTGGTGTCGCTGCCAGCGTTTGCACTGCTGGCGCTGGCCATGGACCGCCACCAGCTCGACCTGTTGGGCCGTGAACTACCAGCTGGCCAAACCCGGGGCCTGCGCCTGGCCGGCTGGCTGGCGCTGCTGGCCTCGCTGGCGATAGCCGTGGGGCTCAAGGGTTGGTCGCTGGGCCTGGTGACCTGGTGCGGCCATATCTCGCTCAGCGCCGCCATCGTCATCCTCACGATGGTGGCCTGGGAACGCCGCAAATCTGTAAAAAAGTGA
- a CDS encoding DUF3649 domain-containing protein: MTSQALSGALRAALAKACRVGPLLSRIVAAIGGGYALAAVASVAVLALPMAKPQAVLAGTMASFLVYTGAVIWVFAVRSATRAWVGLLLAAIPLLLAAWPVWNGVTPA, encoded by the coding sequence ATGACCAGCCAGGCGCTGAGCGGCGCCTTGCGCGCCGCGCTGGCCAAGGCCTGCCGGGTTGGCCCGCTGCTCTCGCGCATCGTTGCCGCCATTGGCGGCGGCTATGCGCTGGCGGCGGTGGCCAGCGTGGCGGTGCTGGCCTTGCCCATGGCCAAACCCCAGGCGGTGCTCGCCGGCACCATGGCCAGCTTTCTGGTCTACACCGGCGCGGTGATCTGGGTGTTTGCCGTGCGTTCGGCCACCCGTGCCTGGGTGGGGCTGCTGCTGGCCGCTATACCGCTGCTGCTGGCCGCCTGGCCGGTATGGAATGGAGTGACTCCGGCATGA
- a CDS encoding SDR family NAD(P)-dependent oxidoreductase: protein MPLNTPIARWYGLRVWLVGASSGIGLALAEQLHATGARVIVSARRQEVLDSFAEQHPGCLPLPLDVTDRDAVVSAVQQLLEDGPLDLVCYCAGERQTMRADDLDLNSLLQHREVNLTGALHLIAAVTPHLLAAARAGRQPHLSLVASVAGLRGLPGNLAYGPSQAALINLAETLQLELVPQGVGVSLAVLKPGLSDAFFTEPHPASLPVWPQPEQAASAMLKGWARGHFLLGVPWRSRLSWRPGYKSTASGLVAWVRRMQGN, encoded by the coding sequence ATGCCACTGAACACCCCCATTGCGCGCTGGTACGGCTTGCGTGTCTGGCTGGTGGGCGCCAGCTCGGGCATCGGTCTGGCGCTGGCCGAGCAGCTGCATGCCACAGGCGCGCGCGTGATCGTGTCCGCGCGCCGGCAGGAGGTGTTGGACAGCTTCGCCGAGCAGCACCCGGGCTGTCTGCCGCTGCCGCTGGATGTCACGGACCGCGATGCGGTCGTCAGCGCCGTGCAGCAGCTGCTGGAGGACGGGCCGCTGGACCTGGTCTGCTACTGCGCAGGCGAGCGGCAGACCATGCGGGCCGATGACCTGGACCTCAACAGCTTGCTGCAGCACCGCGAGGTCAATCTGACCGGGGCCTTGCATTTGATCGCGGCCGTCACGCCCCACCTGCTGGCAGCGGCGCGCGCCGGGCGCCAACCGCATCTGAGCCTGGTGGCCAGTGTGGCCGGCCTGCGGGGTCTGCCGGGCAACCTGGCCTATGGGCCCAGCCAGGCGGCACTCATCAACCTGGCCGAGACCTTGCAACTCGAGCTGGTGCCTCAGGGCGTAGGCGTCAGCCTGGCCGTGCTCAAGCCCGGCCTGAGCGATGCCTTCTTCACCGAGCCTCACCCCGCCAGCCTGCCAGTCTGGCCGCAGCCAGAGCAGGCGGCCAGCGCGATGCTTAAGGGCTGGGCCCGGGGCCACTTTCTGCTGGGCGTGCCCTGGCGCTCCCGGCTGAGCTGGCGCCCCGGCTACAAATCGACGGCATCCGGTCTGGTGGCCTGGGTGCGCCGCATGCAAGGAAACTGA
- a CDS encoding TonB-dependent receptor — MSHPCKRHLIALAIAALAGAASAADFDISAQPLDSALAQLARQAGLQLMAPPALVQGRPGAAVKGSMSAQDAVRQLLRNTNLVARIEGTTLVIDNGQTAGEVALNPVVVTAPATRAGDRPEAYAGGKQARGSRIGMLGDQDVMDTPFSTVAYTAEAVADQQARTLGEVLANDASVRLTTASQGFSEDIQVRGFGISGGDVGLNGLYGLTSASRVPAEILERAELLKGPGAMVGGMPPGGSIGGAINVQTKRAGDDPLNRVGLQYLGRAQFGSSVDISRRFGENKEWGVRVNGAARGGEASIRGGDQKLGVGAIAVDYRGSNLRWSLDAYAQREEMEDFRPQIGFNPALTSLPKPPNSRSNWFPDTDLSLDDKVIASRLEVDLNDQVTAFAGIGYRKGKAQQIFPTTTTSMNAAGDFTVRSSFYDSYSETSSADVGLRAKFATAGIKHSLVVSASDLRQESGNAYVAGLTTSPSNIYNPSPLPPVEGARTEPNKASKAHNYGIAVTDTLALADDRLLLTLGLRRQTVDLRNFSTATGAQTSRYAKSATTPLVGLVVKANDQVSVYGNYTAGLSRGATAPNTAVNAGEVFPPFKSKQYEAGVKVDWGRFMTTASLFQISRPNSMTDPSTNIYSFDGEQRNRGLELAAYGELQRGLRLMGGLTFNRAKVTKAAQYQGNDAYGVPKLNANLGADWDVPGAQGLSVNGRVIRTGSAWASNANTLKLSGWTRFDVGARYRTQVSGKAVVLRANVENLTGKNVWLISGNNYLTLSAPRTVVLSATVDF, encoded by the coding sequence ATGTCGCACCCCTGCAAACGCCACCTGATCGCCCTGGCCATTGCCGCCTTGGCCGGCGCGGCCTCGGCCGCTGATTTTGATATTTCCGCCCAGCCGCTCGACAGCGCGCTGGCCCAACTGGCCCGCCAGGCCGGCCTGCAATTGATGGCGCCACCGGCGCTGGTGCAAGGGCGCCCCGGCGCCGCCGTCAAGGGCAGCATGAGCGCCCAGGATGCCGTGCGCCAGCTGCTGCGCAACACCAACCTGGTGGCCCGCATCGAAGGCACGACCCTGGTCATCGACAACGGCCAGACCGCGGGTGAAGTGGCCTTGAACCCGGTGGTGGTGACGGCACCCGCCACGCGCGCCGGTGACCGCCCCGAGGCCTATGCCGGTGGCAAGCAGGCGCGCGGCAGCCGCATTGGCATGCTTGGCGACCAGGATGTGATGGATACGCCTTTCTCCACCGTGGCCTACACCGCAGAAGCGGTGGCCGACCAGCAGGCACGCACCTTGGGTGAGGTGCTGGCCAACGACGCCTCGGTGCGCCTGACCACCGCCTCGCAGGGCTTTAGCGAAGACATCCAGGTGCGCGGCTTTGGCATCAGCGGTGGCGATGTGGGCCTCAACGGCCTCTATGGCCTGACTTCGGCCAGCCGCGTGCCGGCCGAGATTCTGGAGCGTGCCGAGCTGCTCAAGGGCCCGGGCGCGATGGTTGGCGGCATGCCGCCGGGCGGCAGCATTGGCGGCGCCATCAATGTGCAGACCAAGCGCGCGGGCGATGATCCGCTCAACCGCGTGGGCCTGCAGTACCTGGGCCGCGCGCAGTTTGGCAGCAGCGTCGATATCTCGCGCCGCTTTGGCGAGAACAAGGAGTGGGGCGTGCGCGTCAATGGCGCAGCGCGCGGTGGCGAGGCCAGCATCCGTGGTGGCGACCAGAAGCTGGGCGTCGGCGCGATCGCGGTGGACTACCGGGGCAGCAACCTGCGCTGGTCGCTCGACGCCTATGCGCAGCGCGAAGAGATGGAAGATTTCCGCCCGCAGATCGGCTTCAACCCGGCGCTCACGTCCTTGCCCAAGCCACCTAATTCGCGTAGCAACTGGTTCCCCGATACCGATCTGTCGCTGGACGACAAGGTCATCGCCTCGCGCCTGGAGGTCGATCTGAACGACCAGGTCACGGCGTTTGCCGGCATCGGCTACCGCAAGGGAAAGGCCCAGCAGATCTTCCCGACCACCACCACGTCGATGAATGCGGCCGGCGACTTCACGGTGCGCAGCAGCTTCTATGACTCCTACAGCGAGACCAGCAGCGCCGATGTCGGGCTGCGTGCCAAGTTCGCGACCGCGGGCATCAAGCACTCGCTGGTGGTCAGCGCCTCCGACCTGCGCCAGGAATCCGGCAACGCCTATGTGGCCGGCCTGACCACATCGCCCTCGAACATCTACAATCCCTCGCCCTTGCCACCGGTCGAAGGCGCGCGCACCGAGCCCAACAAGGCCTCCAAGGCGCACAACTACGGCATTGCGGTGACGGACACCTTGGCCTTGGCCGATGACCGCCTGCTGCTGACGCTGGGCCTGCGCCGCCAGACGGTGGACCTGCGCAACTTCAGCACCGCCACCGGCGCGCAGACCAGCCGCTACGCCAAGAGCGCAACCACGCCGCTGGTCGGCCTGGTGGTCAAGGCCAATGACCAGGTCTCCGTCTACGGCAACTACACGGCTGGCCTCTCGCGCGGTGCCACGGCGCCCAACACGGCCGTCAATGCCGGCGAGGTGTTTCCTCCGTTCAAGTCCAAGCAGTACGAAGCGGGCGTGAAGGTGGACTGGGGCCGCTTCATGACGACGGCCAGCCTGTTCCAGATCAGCCGCCCCAACAGCATGACCGACCCGAGCACCAACATCTACAGCTTTGATGGTGAGCAGCGCAACCGGGGCCTGGAGCTGGCCGCCTATGGCGAGCTGCAGCGCGGTCTGCGCTTGATGGGGGGCCTCACCTTCAACCGCGCCAAGGTCACCAAGGCGGCGCAGTACCAGGGCAACGATGCCTACGGCGTGCCCAAGCTCAATGCCAACCTGGGTGCCGACTGGGATGTGCCCGGCGCGCAGGGCCTGTCGGTCAACGGCCGTGTGATCCGTACCGGCTCGGCCTGGGCCAGCAATGCCAACACCCTCAAGCTCTCGGGCTGGACCCGCTTTGACGTGGGCGCGCGCTACCGCACCCAGGTCAGCGGCAAGGCGGTGGTGCTGCGTGCCAATGTCGAGAACCTGACGGGCAAGAACGTCTGGTTGATCAGCGGCAACAACTACCTGACCTTGAGCGCGCCGCGTACCGTGGTGCTGTCGGCAACGGTTGATTTTTGA
- a CDS encoding PepSY-associated TM helix domain-containing protein: MTAIDKKDSKPSKPAVRGIRQTMSDLHIWAGLLVGWILYAMFLTGTVSYFKEEISQWMRPELAHQAVVPDAAEVAPRVAQVLEQVAPGSNQWSLAMPDARNNVVSAFWRIAKPEKGERGFGSAVFDPQTGQKVAGRETVGGEFFYRFHFQFHYMPVLWARWLASFCAMFMLVAIVSGVITHKKIFVDFFTFRWGKGQRSWLDAHNALSVFGLPFHAMITYTGLVTLMAMTMPWASSAAFKTQAERQAMQSELSTFIPAGKPSGEAAPLAPLGDMVRQAQQRWGEDRIGRVTVNNAGDASARVIVTYGDFERVSISPKYMLFEGSTGKLLEVKDQVGAAAETRGVLYALHLGRFGDTTVRWLYFLTSLAGTAMVGTGLVMWTVKRRTKLPHPDKPYFGFWLVERLNIAAIAGLSIGMAAMLWANRLLPLGMEKRSDWEIHWFFILWGASLVWAMLRPAKRAWVELLWAGCAALALLPVLNVLTTDRPLWRSLIEGDWVFSGLELTLLALAALHAWLAVRTWRHQPKRKPQRQAAPRQAPAARDADTGAVAANAVAVNTVAVNTVAANAAIATDLQEARP; encoded by the coding sequence ATGACTGCCATTGATAAAAAAGATAGCAAACCGAGCAAGCCAGCCGTGCGCGGCATCCGCCAGACCATGTCCGACCTGCATATCTGGGCCGGGCTGCTGGTGGGCTGGATTCTGTATGCGATGTTTCTCACCGGCACGGTGAGCTACTTCAAGGAAGAGATTTCGCAGTGGATGCGGCCCGAGCTGGCCCACCAGGCCGTGGTGCCCGATGCCGCCGAGGTGGCCCCGCGTGTGGCGCAGGTGCTGGAGCAAGTGGCCCCTGGCAGCAACCAGTGGAGCCTGGCCATGCCCGATGCGCGCAACAACGTCGTGAGCGCGTTCTGGCGTATTGCCAAGCCCGAAAAGGGCGAGCGCGGCTTTGGCAGCGCAGTATTCGATCCCCAGACCGGCCAGAAGGTGGCCGGCCGCGAGACCGTGGGCGGTGAGTTCTTCTACCGTTTCCATTTTCAGTTCCACTACATGCCCGTGCTCTGGGCGCGCTGGCTGGCGAGTTTTTGCGCCATGTTCATGCTGGTGGCCATTGTCAGCGGCGTGATCACGCACAAGAAGATCTTTGTCGACTTCTTCACCTTCCGCTGGGGCAAGGGCCAGCGCTCCTGGCTCGATGCGCACAATGCGCTGTCGGTCTTTGGGCTGCCTTTCCACGCGATGATCACCTATACCGGCCTGGTCACGCTGATGGCGATGACCATGCCCTGGGCCAGCAGCGCTGCCTTCAAGACCCAGGCCGAGCGCCAGGCCATGCAAAGTGAGTTGAGCACCTTTATCCCCGCCGGCAAACCCAGTGGCGAGGCCGCGCCGCTGGCCCCCTTGGGCGATATGGTGCGCCAGGCCCAGCAGCGCTGGGGCGAGGACCGCATTGGCCGCGTCACCGTCAACAACGCAGGCGATGCATCGGCGCGCGTGATCGTCACCTATGGCGATTTCGAGCGCGTGTCGATCAGCCCCAAATACATGCTGTTCGAGGGCAGCACGGGCAAGCTGCTCGAGGTCAAGGACCAGGTCGGCGCGGCGGCCGAGACGCGTGGCGTGCTCTATGCCTTGCACCTGGGCCGCTTTGGCGATACCACCGTGCGCTGGTTGTACTTCCTCACCAGCCTGGCAGGCACGGCCATGGTCGGCACCGGCCTGGTGATGTGGACCGTCAAGCGCCGCACCAAGCTGCCCCATCCGGACAAGCCTTACTTTGGCTTCTGGCTGGTGGAGCGCCTGAACATTGCTGCGATTGCGGGCCTGAGCATCGGCATGGCCGCCATGCTCTGGGCCAACCGCCTGCTGCCGCTGGGCATGGAAAAACGCAGTGACTGGGAGATCCACTGGTTCTTCATCCTCTGGGGTGCCAGCTTGGTCTGGGCCATGCTGCGGCCTGCCAAGCGCGCCTGGGTGGAGCTGCTCTGGGCCGGTTGCGCGGCGCTGGCCTTGCTGCCGGTCCTCAATGTGCTGACCACCGACCGCCCGCTGTGGCGCAGCCTGATCGAGGGTGACTGGGTGTTCAGCGGGCTGGAGCTGACCTTGCTGGCGCTCGCTGCGCTGCATGCCTGGCTGGCGGTGCGCACCTGGCGCCACCAACCCAAGCGCAAGCCGCAGCGCCAGGCAGCGCCACGGCAAGCGCCTGCCGCCCGAGATGCTGACACGGGCGCGGTGGCCGCCAATGCGGTGGCCGTCAATACGGTGGCCGTCAATACGGTGGCCGCCAACGCTGCCATTGCCACCGATCTGCAGGAGGCCCGGCCATGA
- a CDS encoding sigma-70 family RNA polymerase sigma factor — translation MSALPLEAFRDSYRELIAFVARRTGSRQSAQDIVHDAWLRVVEAGPMAQSQHPAPRAYLYTVAEHLVIDHLRRAARSSERFDSSFHDSSAGVQALGQDVAEASLQREALVAVDAAIAALPERCRRMFLADRLDGESQAAIAAAHGVSVKTVEREIMRAMDAIEAALHEWRGDGVVQALPRKGRRRALSALLGVAGLGASGSLAWRLYQSQVVTWQIQLGTATGRQLNQALPDGSSIALDAQTRLDVRYYGSRRYVQMHHGAAFFSVARNADAPFIVDAGPARITVLGTRFEVALDNQGGLRVAVEEGRVRVQERGSDGDLADAGDGWELTGSQSLDWQPGQSPRRDSSAEEVAAWRNGWLDFRHEPLGLAVQRLARYCPVPLQVAPDAEHLTIFGRVRIADARAWLQLLPRSVPVVVREEGQGAARRITIARRKAQS, via the coding sequence ATGTCCGCCCTCCCGTTGGAAGCCTTTCGCGATAGCTATCGCGAGCTGATCGCCTTTGTGGCACGCCGTACCGGCAGCCGCCAATCGGCGCAGGACATCGTGCATGACGCCTGGCTGCGCGTGGTGGAAGCGGGGCCCATGGCGCAAAGCCAGCACCCGGCGCCACGCGCCTATCTGTACACGGTGGCCGAGCATCTGGTGATCGACCACCTGCGCCGGGCCGCGCGCAGCTCCGAGCGCTTTGACAGCAGCTTCCATGACAGCAGCGCCGGTGTGCAGGCGCTGGGCCAGGATGTGGCCGAGGCCAGCCTGCAGCGCGAGGCGCTGGTGGCGGTCGATGCCGCCATTGCCGCCTTGCCAGAGCGCTGCCGCCGCATGTTCCTGGCCGACCGGCTCGATGGCGAATCGCAGGCGGCGATTGCCGCTGCGCATGGCGTCTCGGTCAAGACAGTGGAGCGAGAGATCATGCGCGCCATGGATGCGATTGAAGCGGCCCTGCACGAATGGCGCGGCGATGGCGTCGTGCAGGCGCTGCCACGCAAGGGCCGGCGCCGCGCGCTGTCTGCCTTGCTCGGTGTGGCAGGCCTGGGCGCCAGCGGCAGCCTGGCCTGGCGCTTGTACCAAAGCCAGGTGGTGACCTGGCAGATCCAGCTGGGCACCGCTACCGGCCGCCAGCTGAACCAGGCCCTGCCCGATGGCAGCAGCATTGCGCTGGATGCGCAGACCCGCCTGGATGTGCGTTACTACGGCAGCCGCCGCTATGTGCAAATGCACCATGGCGCGGCCTTCTTCAGCGTGGCGCGCAATGCCGATGCGCCTTTTATCGTCGATGCCGGCCCGGCCCGCATCACCGTGCTGGGCACCCGGTTTGAAGTGGCCCTCGATAACCAGGGTGGGCTGCGTGTAGCCGTGGAAGAGGGCCGGGTGCGCGTGCAAGAGCGCGGCAGCGATGGCGATCTGGCCGATGCCGGCGATGGCTGGGAGCTGACGGGCAGCCAGAGCCTGGACTGGCAGCCAGGCCAGTCGCCCCGGCGCGACAGCAGCGCGGAAGAGGTGGCGGCCTGGCGCAATGGCTGGCTGGATTTCCGCCACGAGCCGCTGGGCCTGGCGGTGCAGCGCCTGGCCCGTTACTGCCCCGTGCCTCTGCAGGTGGCGCCGGATGCAGAACACCTGACGATTTTTGGCCGGGTGCGCATTGCCGATGCCCGCGCCTGGCTGCAGCTGCTGCCGCGCAGTGTGCCGGTGGTAGTGCGCGAAGAAGGCCAGGGCGCTGCGCGCCGCATCACGATTGCACGGCGCAAGGCGCAGAGTTGA
- a CDS encoding sigma-70 family RNA polymerase sigma factor, giving the protein MRTPTTDTELMLLLDRIAAREDKALRLLYDETASRLYGLALRILGNQAWAEDVLQDSFVAIWRNAGSYRDSLSPPLAWMGMLVRSRALDFLRRRKAERLDQHALVDDMDDLPQGDDAQGPMQSVEASEQATVLHQCMERLQQAQRQVVSLAYLRDLSHSELASHFQLPLGTVKTWMRRSLEQLRKCMARHV; this is encoded by the coding sequence ATGCGCACACCTACCACTGACACTGAACTGATGCTTTTGTTAGACCGCATAGCCGCCCGCGAGGACAAGGCGCTCCGGCTTTTGTACGACGAGACCGCGTCCCGGCTGTATGGCCTGGCGCTGCGCATTCTGGGCAACCAAGCCTGGGCCGAGGATGTGCTGCAGGACAGTTTTGTCGCCATCTGGCGTAACGCGGGCAGTTACCGCGATTCGCTCAGCCCACCGCTGGCCTGGATGGGGATGCTCGTGCGCAGCAGGGCACTGGATTTTCTGCGCCGGCGCAAGGCCGAGCGGCTGGACCAGCATGCGCTGGTCGATGACATGGATGACTTGCCGCAGGGCGACGATGCACAAGGCCCCATGCAATCGGTGGAAGCCAGCGAGCAGGCGACGGTGTTGCACCAATGCATGGAGCGGCTGCAGCAGGCCCAGCGCCAGGTGGTGAGCCTGGCCTATTTGCGAGATTTGAGCCACAGCGAGCTGGCCAGCCACTTCCAGCTGCCGCTGGGCACCGTTAAAACCTGGATGCGCCGCAGTCTGGAGCAGCTGCGCAAGTGCATGGCCCGCCACGTGTAG
- a CDS encoding cobalt ABC transporter substrate-binding protein: protein MLKKSLSALSLAVLAMSAQAHQVWLEPAGADNAVVLRFGEFGDNLREASPGLLDHFGKPQGVLINAKGEEKAAAGNKTANGFALPFSVQAGESIVAEDANYPLSKFKRDGKDVTNWYHPAARLVTGFAAQKPKLALDLTPTGKDGEFKATFKGQPLAKTQVALVTQSGWMKEGHTDAQGLVHFDLPWQGQYVAEIKHNDRTPGERAGEKYDGVSYVTSVTYVKPDGVAPVAAGPVATPNPAK from the coding sequence ATGTTGAAGAAATCCCTGTCTGCCCTGAGCCTGGCCGTGCTGGCCATGTCCGCCCAAGCCCACCAGGTCTGGCTCGAGCCCGCCGGTGCAGACAACGCCGTGGTGCTGCGCTTTGGCGAGTTTGGCGACAACCTGCGCGAAGCGTCCCCCGGTCTGCTGGACCATTTTGGCAAGCCCCAGGGCGTGCTGATCAACGCCAAGGGCGAAGAGAAGGCCGCTGCCGGCAACAAGACCGCCAATGGCTTTGCGCTGCCTTTCAGCGTTCAGGCGGGCGAATCCATCGTGGCGGAGGACGCGAACTACCCGCTGTCCAAGTTCAAGCGTGATGGCAAGGATGTCACCAACTGGTACCACCCCGCTGCACGCCTGGTCACCGGCTTTGCCGCGCAAAAGCCCAAGCTGGCACTGGACCTGACCCCGACCGGCAAGGACGGTGAGTTCAAGGCCACGTTCAAGGGCCAGCCGCTGGCCAAGACCCAGGTCGCGCTGGTCACCCAATCGGGCTGGATGAAAGAGGGCCACACCGATGCCCAAGGCCTGGTGCATTTCGACCTGCCATGGCAAGGCCAGTATGTGGCCGAGATCAAGCACAACGACCGCACGCCCGGCGAGCGCGCTGGCGAGAAGTACGACGGCGTGAGCTATGTGACCTCGGTCACCTATGTGAAGCCGGACGGCGTGGCCCCTGTGGCGGCTGGCCCCGTGGCAACGCCTAACCCGGCCAAATGA
- a CDS encoding glutathione S-transferase family protein, with protein MLTLHHLETSRSQRVLWLLEELNLPYALETYPRDAKTRLAPPALKRIHPLGLSPILCDRGLVIAESGAIIEYLAERYGAWAPPDMAHLDPPRSSPEHLQCRYWMHFAEGSLMNWLLLQLVFDSIAAKRLPLLLRPVVRPVLRGLRQQVHKQLIAPHMEAAMAYMNHHLAHQPWFAGDHLTMADFQMGFAVEAALARCANAADWPHLHAYRQRMQAREAYQRAIAKGGPVVMKL; from the coding sequence ATGCTGACCCTTCACCACCTGGAAACCTCACGCTCGCAGCGCGTGCTGTGGCTGCTCGAAGAGCTGAACCTGCCCTATGCGCTGGAGACCTACCCGCGCGATGCCAAGACGCGCCTAGCGCCGCCGGCGCTCAAGCGCATCCACCCGCTGGGCCTCTCACCCATCCTCTGCGACCGGGGCCTGGTGATTGCAGAATCCGGCGCCATCATCGAGTACCTGGCCGAGCGCTATGGCGCCTGGGCGCCGCCCGACATGGCCCACCTCGATCCGCCGCGCAGCAGCCCCGAGCACCTGCAGTGCCGCTACTGGATGCATTTTGCCGAGGGCTCGCTGATGAACTGGCTGCTGCTGCAGCTGGTGTTTGACAGCATCGCGGCCAAGCGCTTGCCGCTGCTGCTGCGCCCCGTCGTGCGCCCGGTGCTGCGCGGCCTGCGCCAGCAGGTGCACAAGCAGCTGATCGCGCCGCACATGGAGGCGGCGATGGCCTATATGAACCACCACTTGGCTCACCAGCCCTGGTTTGCCGGCGATCACCTGACGATGGCCGATTTTCAGATGGGCTTTGCCGTCGAGGCCGCGCTGGCGCGCTGCGCCAATGCCGCCGACTGGCCGCATCTGCATGCCTACCGCCAGCGCATGCAGGCCCGCGAAGCCTACCAGCGCGCCATTGCCAAGGGCGGCCCGGTGGTGATGAAGCTCTGA